Proteins encoded in a region of the Chelonoidis abingdonii isolate Lonesome George chromosome 2, CheloAbing_2.0, whole genome shotgun sequence genome:
- the MOS gene encoding proto-oncogene serine/threonine-protein kinase mos, which yields MPSPIPLNRLLPVEFSPSVDLRPCSSPLVLPGKGGKLFLGGTPSPRARRLPPRLAWCSIDWDQLCLLQPLGSGGFGSVYKATYRGETVAVKQVKKCSKNRLASRQSFWAELNVARLRHDNVVRVVAASTCAPASQDSLGTIIMEYAGRTTLHHVIYGTGCLQGKGEDNGGGCGGEPLSIAESLSYCSDIVTGLAFLHSQCIVHLDLKPANVFITEQGVCKIGDFGCSQKLEDSVSPGPQLYQQGGTYTHRAPELLKGDQVTPKADIYSFAITLWQMVTREQPYLGERQYVLYAVVAYNLRPSLAAAVFSESASGQRLETVICSCWRSDAEERPSAELLLQSIHSLQDRL from the coding sequence ATGCCTTCCCCTATCCCTCTTAATCGTCTCCTACCCGTGGAGTTTTCCCCCTCTGTAGACCTGCGGCCCTGCAGTAGCCCCTTGGTGCTCCCTGGAAAGGGTGGAAAACTCTTCTTGGGAGGAACTCCTTCACCAAGGGCTCGTCGGCTGCCTCCACGCCTGGCCTGGTGCTCTATAGACTGGGATCAATTGTGCCTCCTACagcccctgggctctgggggcttTGGGTCTGTCTACAAGGCGACCTACCGTGGGGAGACAGTGGCTGTGAAACAGGTGAAGAAGTGCAGCAAGAACCGGCTGGCATCACGGCAAAGTTTCTGGGCTGAGCTGAATGTGGCCCGCCTACGCCATGACAATGTGGTACGTGTTGTAGCTGCTAGCACATGTGCCCCTGCCAGCCAAGACAGCCTGGGCACCATCATAATGGAATACGCGGGCCGCACTACCCTGCACCATGTCATCTATGGCACTGGCTGCCtgcagggaaagggagaggataATGGGGGTGGATGTGGCGGAGAACCCCTAAGCATAGCTGAGTCCCTGAGTTATTGCTCTGATATTGTGACTGGCTTAGCCTTCCTCCACTCGCAGTGCATTGTGCATCTGGACCTGAAGCCTGCTAATGTGTTCATCACCGAGCAGGGGGTGTGTAAGATTGGAGACTTTGGGTGCTCCCAAAAGCTGGAGGATAGTGTGTCTCCAGGTCCCCAACTTTACCAGCAGGGGGGCACATATACCCACcgtgcccctgagctcctgaaaGGGGATCAGGTCACCCCCAAAGCAGACATCTACTCTTTTGCTATCACCTTATGGCAAATGGTTACCCGAGAGCAGCCTTATTTGGGTGAGCGCCAGTATGTGCTCTATGCCGTGGTGGCCTATAACTTACGTccatctctggctgctgcagtctTCTCCGAGTCAGCCTCGGGCCAAAGACTTGAGACTGTTATTTGCAGCTGCTGGAGATCTGATGCAGAGGAGCGTCCCAGCGCAGAACTGCTTCTTCAAAGCATCCACTCCCTGCAGGATAGACTGTAA